CAGCAGCTTGCCAAAAACCTGTTCCTCCAGCCTGACCGTACATTGAAGCGCAAAGTGCAGGAGACCATGCTGGCCCTGTGGCTGGAGAGCGAATACACCAAGGACGAATTGCTGACGCTGTATTTAAACCGCGTCTATTTCGGTGCGGGTGCTTACGGTATCGAGGCGGCAAGCCAGCGCTATTTCGACAAGCCCGCCGCTGAAATCACTGTTCCCGAAGCCGCCATGCTGGCCGGCCTCGTCAAGGCCCCGTCACGCCTCGCGCCGACAAATAACCCCGACGCTGCGCAGGCCCGCGCCAACATCGTGATCGACGCCATGCAGCGATACGGGTATCTGCCGCAGGCGCAGGCCGATACCGCGTCTGCGTTCCCCGCCGAACTGGCCCGCCGCGCTACGACTGAAACAGGCTATGCCGTTGACTGGATCGAGGAGCAACTGACCGATTTTGTCGGGCGCGCCGACCGCGACGTGACCGTTGAAACGACCCTCGACCCTGCGCTGCAAGTGGCGGCTGTCGGCGCTGTAAAAAGCGGTCTGGCGCTGGTCGGCGAAGCTGCCCGGGTCAGCCAGGGTGCGTTGGTGGCGTTGTCGCCCGACGGTGCCGTGCTGGCGCTTGTGGGCGGACGGTCATACCGCGACAGTCAGTTCAACCGCGCCACAACAGCGCAGCGCCAGCCCGGCTCCGCGTTCAAGACATTTGTGTATCTCACGGCCATGGAGCGCGGACTGACCCCCGTGACCATCCGGCGCGATGCCCCCGTCCAGATCGCCAACTATGCGCCGGGCAACTATGCCGACCGCTATGAAGGCGATGTGACGCTGATGCACGCGCTGTCCAAAAGCATCAACACCGTGGCCGTGCGGCTGACCCACGAAGCAGGCCCTGCCGCCGTTGCCCGCACGGCGCAGCGCATGGGTATCACCTCGCCCCTGCGCGCCGATTTGTCTTTGGCGCTTGGCTCGTCCGAAGTAACCCTCGCGGAGCTGACAGGTGCCTATGCCCCGTTTGCCAACGGCGGCAACGGCGTTATCGCGCACATCATCAACCGTGTGCTGATCGAAGCCGAAACCCAGCCTGAGGGTGATTTGCCTCCCGTCATGGAGGTGATCTATGAGCGCACCGGCGGCGGGCCGGGCAGGGTAATGACCCACACCAATGTGGCACGCATGAACGCCATGCTGGCCAGAACCATTTCAGACGGTACCGGGCGCCGCGCCCAGATAGGCCGCCCGGCCGCCGGCAAGACCGGCACCAGCCAGGACAATCGTGACGCCTGGTTCATCGGCTATACGGCAGATGTTGTGGCGGGTGTTTGGGTGGGTAATGACGACGGGTCATCCATGGTGGATGTCACCGGCGGCAAACTGCCCGCCGACATCTGGCGCAACTTCATGACTGCCGCCCATACCGGCAAAGCCCCGCGCGACCTGCCGGGCAACTGGCAGCCGCCCGTTGCTGTCGCCGCAGCGCCAATCTATGACCCGGCCATTCTGGCACCCGCCCCGGCGGGGGGGCCGGCAGCGGCACCGGCCTACGACCCGCGGTTCGGCCCGCCCGGCTATACACCCAACGGCTATGAGCGCCGCACCCCCGACCCCGAGCCCGGCTTCTTCGCCCGCCTGTTCGGCGGCAACTAGAGCGCCAACGCCCTTCGACAAAAGCCATGTCATCCCGGCCCGCGGCGGCGGGTGTTTTCTGGCGACGGTCTTGTCGGGCTTTAGTCCGTCTCGACAGTATCCATGATCGCCTGCGGGTAGCGCGCGCCGGTGACGGCATCGGCGCTGAAAATCGCATCGAGCTCTGCCATATCATCCGCAGACAGAATAATATCTGATGCCGCCGCGTTCTCCTCCAGATAGGCGCGGCGTTTGGTGCCGGGAATGGGCACGATGTTGCCCCCTTTCGCCATGACCCATGCCAGCGCCACTTGCCCTGCTTTGACGCCGCGCGTGGCAGCCATGTCTTCTACAGCAGATACAAGCGCCCGGTTGGCATCAAAGTTTTCATCGCTGAAGCGCGGCAGGATCGTGCGCATGTCGCCCTTGCCAAGGTCGTGCTTCTTGAGGGCCCCGGTGAGGAACCCGCGACCCAGCGGCGAGAACGGCACAAAGCCGATGCCAAGCTCGGCGCAGGCGGGCAGTACGTGGGCTTCCACGTCCCGCGTCCACAGCGAATACTCCGATTGTATCGCCGTGATCGGATGCACCGCATGAGCACGGCGAATGGTTTTGGCGGACACTTCACATAGCCCCAGATGCTTCACTTTGCCCGCCGCCACCAGATCAGCCATCGCGCCCACCGTGTCTTCAATGGGCACGGTGGGGTCGAGCCGGTGCATGTAGTAAAGGTCGATGTGGTCCAGTCCCAGCCGGGCAAGGCTCGCGTCGCAGGCCTGCTTCACATAAGCGGGGTCGCATTGTACGCCCATCAGTTTGCCGTCCTTGCCTGGCACAATGGCAAACTTGGTGGCGAGCTGAACGCGGTCGCGATGCGGCTTGAGCACCCGGCCCACCAGTTCCTCGTTGTGGCCCGCGCCGTAGGCATCAGCGGTATCGAAGAACGTAATGCCAAGGTCGAGCGCCCTGAGCAGCGTCGCCTCGGATTCAGCCATGTCCGCCACACCATAGGACTGCGACATGCCCATGCAGCCCAGGCCCTGTGCCGAAACGTCAAAGTCAGTGCCGAGTGTTCGCCGGTCCATCTGCCGCCCTCCTAAATGACTTATGGTCATTTAGATAGACGCTGCACCAAAGCGATGCAAGGCCGCGCCGTTCTCGGTCAGCCAGATTTTTGCCCGGTCTATGTCGTCAATGCGCGTGCGCACCAACGCCCAGAAGCGCGGCCCGTGATTGTGCTCAATCAGGTGGGCGGCTTCGTGCGCGGCCACATAATCCAGCGCATAGGGCGGTGCGAAAATCAGCCGCCAGGAATAATTGATGACCCGCGATGTAGAGCATGAGCCCCACCGGCTGGCGGTGTCGCGCAGGGTGATGCGTGCGGGGGCTGTGCCAAAGGCGGCAGCGTGCGCCAGGGTCGCCTGCGTCAGGTCGTGGCGGGCCTCCCGCTTGAGCCAGTCAGCAACCCGGCGGCTGATATGCGCCTTATCGCCGGAGACGATGAGGCGGGGTGCCACATTATCCTGCGCAAAAAGCGGCAGGTCAGGCTCTGTGTTCATGCAATGCGCCTCGGCACGCACGGGCGCCCGCGCCTTGCCGGATGCATCATGCGTGATCTGATGCCCGATCCCACGCACGGGAACGATTGCCCCGTCCGCAAACGGCACCGGGTCCGGCAACGCGTCCAGCCGTTCGGCAATCCAGCTTTCGTGCTGGCGGGCAAAGGTCAGAGCCTTTGCAAACCCGCGTGCGGTAGGGCTGGTGATGGTCACCTCGCGGGCAACGGGGTCCACCTTGAGGATCATCCGACGCGCCCGCTTGTTGGCGCGCAGCACCACGGGCACCTCGCGCCCGGCCACCTCAATGGTGGTGGGCAAAACTGCGCCGGTACTGGTCAGGGCCTTGTTCACGCGGGGGCTGCCATTATGGTTTGCACAGGAACTGTACGGAATCTGTACAGAATCAATTTCACACTACACCGCAAGGATACGCTTAATGAGCCCGCCACGCTTTCACCTGGCGTTCCCGGTTGATGATCTCGCCCGCGCCCGCACATTTTACGGCGATTTGCTTGGCTGTGCGCAAGGCCGCTCATCAGACGACTGGGTGGATTTCAATTTCCACGGCCACCAGATCGTTGCCCATCTCGCCCCTGCCGAATGCGCTCCGGCGGCAACCAATGCGGTGGATGGTGACGCTGTGCCCGTCCGCCATTTTGGGCTGATACTGGACTGGCAGGCGTGGGAAGCCCTTGCACAACGCCTGCGCGCTGCAAACACGCAGTTCATCATCGAACCGCATGTGCGCTTTGCCGGTCAGCCCGGCGAACAGGCGACGATGTTTTTGCAGGACCCGGCGGGCAACGCCCTTGAGTTCAAGGCATTTCGTGATGATGCAGATATTTTCGCAACAAGCTAAAGAAACTGGCGCAGGCGCGCGGCCATACGGTCAGGCAAGGTTTCATGGGTGAAGTTGGCCAGAAACGTGCCGTCCTCACCCATCAGATATACGACAGACGAATGGTCCATCGTGTAGCCACCGCTTGATGCCGGGTCCTCGACCTTGCGGAAATACACCTTGTAGGCTTTGGCAGTGGCTGCAATCTGCTCCGGCGTGCCGGTCAGCCCCACGAAGTTGTCGCCAAAATGATTGACGTAGGCCGCCATGGTTTCCACGTCGTCGCGTTCAGGGTCCACGGTGATAAACACCGGGGTAATCGCATCGGCATCCTCACCCAGTTCTTCCAGCGCCACGGCCATCACCTGCAGGGCGGTGGGGCACACATCAGGGCAGAACGTAAAGCCGAAATAGACCAGCGTCTTGCGACCCTCGAAGTCTGCTTGCGTCACAGCTTTCCCCGTATGATCAACCAGTGAAAACGGGCCGCCGATATTAGGTACACCAGTGCTGCGAACCGGCGCGGATTTGGCAGCGCTTTGCCCCTGCGGTGAGGAAAAACCGCCGGTTGCTAGCAAGCCAATCCCCGTGAGGGCAATGGTGGCAGTGGCGGCAATGGAGACGATCAACAGGCGGTTCATGGTACGTTCAGCCTCACAGGGTCACGATCACATTTCACTATGCGCCCGCCGGGTGCTTGACGTGGTGAAACGTCATGGCTTTAACAGCGGGCAGACGGGCACTCCAATCAGCGACCCGCCACACCAAAGACTATAACCAACAGGCCATCGGATCATGCAGACCAAGCGTCGCACACACAAAAGTAATCAGTCTCGCCCCGGCACGGTAGTGATTGTGGCCCTCACATTCATTGCGTCCGCACTTTTTGTGTCAGCCCCCGCATCCGCCCAGCTTGTGGCGGAAAACGACATGATAATCGCCGTGCGCAGCGGTGATGTCGCGCGGGTTGAAGAACAGTTTCTGGCGGGTCTTTCCGCTAATGAGCGCAGCATCCGCACGGTGCCGGCCCTCATTGAAGCGGTGACGGCAGGCAGCAAGGATGTGGTGGCGCTGCTGCTTGAGCGCGGCGCACGCGTGAACACGACACCCATTCGTGCCAACCAGACCGCCCTTGAAGCGGCGGTCCGCACCAACCGCATGGACATTGCCCAATTGCTGATTGATGCCGGAGCCGACGTGGACAAGGCAGGCACAGACAATGAAACCCCATTGATGATCGCCGCCAAACTTGGCCACACCAATATGGTGCAGTTGCTGATTGACGCCGGTGCCTACCTCAACGACACCGACAATACCGGCCGCACCCCGCTTATGCTGGCGGTCGAGCGCCGCCACCGCAGCACGGTTGAGGTGCTGGAGGCTGCCGGAGCCCAGTAGGCAGATGCAGCGCAGCAGGCACCAGGCGCTGGTTTCGTGAGCCCTTGCCTGTGTGCGCGCAATGCGTATATCCCCAAGCATGGATCGCAAATGGCCGGTGATCGGCAAACAGACACCGGTAGCCAAAGGGCAGCCCCAAAACGGCGCTGACAAAACGCCTTGGCATCATTTGCCTGACGGGCGTTTTCGCAACCCGCCGGGCAGCCCCAACCGCACTGCGGGCCTCAGGGACATGCTGCCCTTCATGGAGCGCATGTTCCGCCACAGCTTTCGTGATATTGAGATTCCCGACCACCACGTGGTGCCGCGCGAACAGGCGCGTGGTGCCCTCAACAAGGCGCTTGCGCCGGGCAACGCAGACCGTGGCGTTGTCACGTGGCTGGGTCATGCCTCTTTTTTGCTGCGCATCGGCGGCAAGACAATTCTGACGGACCCCTACCTCACCACCTATGCAGGCCCCGTCGGCTTTGGCCCCAGGCGCTACGTGCCGTCAGGCATCGCCGTGCGCGACCTGCCGCCCATTGATGTGCTGGCAATCAGCCACAACCACTATGACCATCTGGACGAAACAGCCCTGCACCGCCTGCCCGGCAAGGACACCATGACTGTTGTGGCGCCGTTGGGGCTGGGCGATTTTTTCCGCGAGCGCGGGTTCCGGTTTGTGGTGGATATGGACTGGTATCAGTCGCTGACGCTCAACGACCTCACCATCAAGGCGCTGCCGTGCATTCACTGGTCACGGCGCTCCGGCCTCGACACCAACAGGTCACTGTGGGCAGCGTTCTCCTTTGAGGGGCCCCAAGGCCGTGTGTTCTTTGGCGGTGACACAGCCTATGGCCCTGTCTTTGAGGAAATAGGCACCCGCGAAGGCCCATTTGATCTGGCGCTGATCGGCATCGGTGCCTACGAGCCGCGCGCCATCATGAAGGCCAGCCACGCCAACCCGGAAGAAGCCGTGCAGATCGGCATTGATATTGGTGCACGCACATTGGTGGGTATGCATTGGGGCACCGTCATTCTCACCGAGGAGCCGCCGTTTGAGCCACCTGAACGGTTTGTGGCCGCAGGCCGCGAGCGCGGTTTTGCCGACGACGACATCTGGATCATGCGCATCGGTGAAACGCGCTTTTTGCCGTCGCGGCGGACTGACATTGATGGCCATGACGGCAACGACTAGCGCTCGTTTCGCTGGTTATTCCCCAATCGTCAGCAACATGCCGCGCTCTTTGGCAGCGCGCAGAAACGCCATGAAAATGACGTAACCACCGGCAAAAAACACAACATTGAGAGCCGCCGCAAAGGCCAGCCGGCTCCAGTCAATCACGCCGTCAAACAAAATGCTCCGCATACCCTCAAATACATATGTCGGTGGCAGACACAGCGCGATGGCTTCAAGCCAGCCGGGCATCACACTGACCGGGTAATAGATGCCGCACAGCGGCACGAAAATAAACGGCACTGCCCAGGCCAGGCTTTCAGCCCCCAGTCCGTTGCGCAGAATGATGCCGGTCACAACCAGCGCCACCGCCCAGCCAAACACAACCAGGTTGGCAAAGAACGCCACCAGCGCAATACCCAACTCAAAAAGGTTGAACCCGAAAAACCACACGGCGATCAGCAGCGCCGGTGCCATGCCGATGATCGTGCGGATGATACTCATGCCAACAAGTGCGGTAACAAACTCAACAGGTCTCAATGGCGACACCATGAGATGCCCGAAATTGCGGCTCCACATCTCTTCAAAAAATGAAATTGTAAAGCCAAGCTGGCCGCGAAACATCAGCTCCCACAGCAAGACCGATCCCACTAGCACCCCGCCTGCCATGGCAAACACGTCTGTTGTTTCCGCCAGAAAGGTTTGCAGAAACCCCCACATGACAAGGTTCATGCTCGGCCAGTAACCAAGCTCAAGCAGGCGCGGCCACGACCCGCGCAGCAGATACCAGTAACGCAACACCATGGCGCCGATGCGGGCAAACGAAAACGCCGGGTTGGCGCGGGTGATCGGCGGCAGACGGGTGGCCGTGCTGGTGGGTGTGCTGGTGCCCGTGCTCGTTGGTGTGCGGTGTGTGTCCGGAACGCTCATGACACGGATCCTTGCAGTTCGGCGGCGCGGATGCCTGTGCCGCGCGCCACATCCAGAAACACGTCCTCAAGTTTTGTGCGGCCATAGCGGCCCAGCAACTCAGCCGGACTGCCACGGTCAACGATGCGGCCTTTGGTCATCATCAACACCTGGTCGGCCAGCCGCTCTACCTCGCCCATATTGTGAGAAGCCAGCAGAATACTTGCGCCGGTGCGCGCCTTGTAGGCTTCGAAATAGCCGCGCACCCAATCCGCCGTATCCGGATCAAGTGAGGCTGTGGGTTCATCCAGCAGCAACAGTTCCGGTTCATTGATAAGTGCCTTCGCCAGTCCGACGCGGGTTTTCTGCCCGGCTGACAGCTTGCCTGACGGCCGGTCGAGGAACTCCGTCAACGCCAGATCATCCGCGATTGCCAGCACCCGCTCGCGCACATGGTCTAGGCCGTAGAGACGTGCATACACCGTGAGATTTTCCCGCACGGTCAGTCGCATGGGCATGTCCACATAGGGGCTTTCAAAGTTCATCAGCGCGTTGGCCTGCCGCCGGTGCGTTGTCAGATCAAAGCCAAGCGCGTGCAGTGTGCCGCTGCTGGGTGTCACCAGTCCCAGAATCATTGCAATGGTCGTGGTCTTGCCTGCGCCGTTGCCGCCCAGCAAGGCCAGGGTGCCGCCGCGTTCCATCGTGAAGCTCACACCATCCACCGCCACCACGTTGCCGTAGTGTTTCACCAGGTTGGCGACGTCAAGTGCGGGTGTGTCGGGTGGGTGTGACATGCAGTCTCCGTCAGCGGGCAAACAGGTGGTACAAGTGTCTATACTCCTGATGTCGCCTCTTGCGCGACCACCAAAGAGGTTTTGTTGTACCCATGGCAGCAGACAATCAACTGCTGGCGCCCGACGCCCCTGAACGCGGCGGTGCATTGGCGCGCGCGGTGACGGATATTTTCGAGGCCGGGCGGCTGCGGCTTCAAACGCTTATTTTGTTGCGCTGGCTTGCGGTCGGCGGCCAGCTTGCGGCGGTGTTGTTCACAGCCTTCGTGTTGAACTTCGACCTGCCGCTTGAACTGTGCCTTGGTGCCATTGCAGCATCTGCCTGGCTCAACATCATTTTGGCGCTGCGTTACCCCGCACCACGCCGGCTGGGTGAAACAGAAGCAGCGCTGTATCTGGCCTATGACATTTTGCAGCTTGCGGTGCTGCTCTATCTGACGGGCGGCCTGGAAAACCCGTTCGCATTCCTGTTCCTCGTGCCGGTAACTATTTCGGCAACCACCTTGTCTTTGCGCGCCACCATGTGGCTGGCAGCGCTTGCCTTTGTGGCCATCACTTTACTGGGCCCGTTTCACCTGCCGTTGCCGTGGTTTGCAGGTGAGGAAGTGAAACTGCCGCCGCTGTGGATTCTCGGCATGTGGGTGGCGCTCGTACTGGGGTTGGCGTTCATGGCGGCGTATGCGTTCAGGGTTGCGCGCGAAGGGCGACGCATGGCGGCAGCGTTGTCTGCGACACAACTGGTGTTGGCGCGCGAGCAGCGGCTGTCAGCGCTCGACGGATTGGCGGCAGCCGCGGCCCATGAACTGGGCACACCGCTGGCCACCATCACACTTGTGACCAAGGAAATGAAACGCGACGCTGCCCCAGGCACCGACCCCGCGATGCTTGAGGATCTTGATCTGCTGCACAGCCAGGCCGAGCGGTGCCGCGATATTCTGGCAACGCTCAGTATGCGCAGCGAGGCGGGAGACGAAATGCACGCGCGCATGTCGCTGGCCGTTTTGCTGGACGAAGCTGCGGGCCCGTTCCGCGACAGGGGCTGCGACATTGCCATCGAGTTGTCGCCACAAAGCGGTGCCGATGCAGGCGAGCCCCCTGATTTTGTCCGCCGCACGGAGATCCTCTATGCGTTGCGCAATCTCATCGAAAACGCCGTTGCCTTCGCCAAGAGCCACGTCACGGTGAGCGCCCGCTGGTGGGCGGACACGGTGGAAATTGCCATCACCGATGACGGGCCGGGATTTTCGCCCGATATCATCGACCAGCTTGGCGAGCCCTATGTTTCCACCCGCCGCACCGTACCCGGCGAACATGCCCCCGACAGTGCAGTTGATGGCGGCGGGATGGGGCTGGGCTTTTTTATCGCCAAAACGCTGGTCGAGCGCAGCGGCGCACGCCTCATTGCCGCCAACCGTACGCGCGGCCAGCGCGGTGCGGTCGTGCGGCTGGTGTGGCCGCGGGCAATGATTGAAGCACCGAGGAGCGAGTTAACCCATTGAAAATTCATGGATATAGGTCCGGAATAGCGCCAAATCTGCTTTGATTTCGGGCTCAACTGCGCCATATATCGGGGTGAATGAAAGTGCATGACGCGTGTGCGGCCCCCCAAGTCTGCCAGGAAGCCCGCAACCTCAGAAGCCGAAACCTCAGAAGCCCGCAAAGGTGCCAGTGATGAATATGCCGGACAATGTCGATACCCAGCGTGATACGACGCGAGTTGATGCGTTGGCCGACAAGTCCCTGTTGATTGTTGATGACGATCAGCCGTTTCTGACGCGTCTGGGCCGGGCGATGGAGCGACGCGGTTTTGAGGTGCGGCTTGCATCAAGCGTGGTCGAAGGCTTGAGCGAAGTGCGCAAACAGCCCCCGGCATTCGCCGTGGTTGACCTGCGCCTTGAAGACGGCACCGGGTTGGATGTGGTGCAGGCGCTGCATGGCGCCCGCGCAGATGCGCGCGCCATCATGCTGACAGGCTATGGCAACATCACAACCGCAGTTGCCGCCGTAAAGCTTGGTGCCGTGGACTATCTGGCAAAGCCTGCGGATGCGGACGACGTGGAAGCAGCCTTGCTGGCCCAGCCGGATGCGTTGCCTGAGCCACCGGAGAACCCCATGTCCGCTGATCGTGTGCGGTGGGAACATATTCAGCGCGTTTATGAACTGTGCGGGCGCAACGTCTCAGAGACCGCGCGCCGCCTCAACATGCACCGACGCACCCTGCAGCGCATTCTGGCCAAGCGCTCACCCCGCTAGGCGGCCTATCGGTATGGGTTGTCGGTTTCCAGATACGAGCGCACATACTCCGCCACACCATCTTCGAGTGACGTAGGTGTGCCGGTATAGCCCGCCGCGCGCAGCCGCTGCATGTCGGCCTGCGTAAAATACTGATACTTGTCGCGGATCGCCACCGGCGTATCGACGTACGAAATATCCGGCGTGCGGTTGAGGGCAGCAAACACCGCTGTTGCCAGATCCTTGAAGCTGCGCGCCTCGCCGGTGCCAACATTAAAAAGTCCGCTTACGGACGGTGTATCCAGAAGCCACGCGATGATCGCAGCACAGTCCTTCACATACACGAAGTCGCGCAGTTGTCCGCCGTCCTCGTAGGCAGGGTTGTGTGAGCGGAACAGCTTTACTGTTTCACCCGCGCTGGCGGCCGGGTGAATATGCGCCACAACGCTCTTCTGGCCGCCCTTGTGATATTCGTTTGGCCCGTAAACATTGAAGAACTTGAGCCCCGCCCATTGCGGCGGTGTTCTGTCGCCTGCAGCCACGCGTCGGGCAATGCGCTGGTCCACCAGATGCTTTGACCAGCCATAGGCGTTGAGCGGCGCGAGAGTGCGCAGCGCATCCACGCTCATGTCATCATCAAAGCCCGCCTCGCCATTCCCATAAGTTGCCGCCGATGAGGCATAAATGAATGGCGTTTGTGTGCGCGTGCACCAATCCCAAATGTCGTTGGTCAGGCGGATGTTGGAACGAACAATCAGGTCAACGTCAGTTTCAGTTGTTGATGATATGGCCCCCATGTGAATGACCGCCTCAATCGCATCGGCGTTGTCATCCAGAAATCTTGCCAGTGCTTCGGGCGCGATCACATC
The genomic region above belongs to Pyruvatibacter sp. and contains:
- a CDS encoding ABC transporter permease; this translates as MVLRYWYLLRGSWPRLLELGYWPSMNLVMWGFLQTFLAETTDVFAMAGGVLVGSVLLWELMFRGQLGFTISFFEEMWSRNFGHLMVSPLRPVEFVTALVGMSIIRTIIGMAPALLIAVWFFGFNLFELGIALVAFFANLVVFGWAVALVVTGIILRNGLGAESLAWAVPFIFVPLCGIYYPVSVMPGWLEAIALCLPPTYVFEGMRSILFDGVIDWSRLAFAAALNVVFFAGGYVIFMAFLRAAKERGMLLTIGE
- a CDS encoding ActR/PrrA/RegA family redox response regulator transcription factor encodes the protein MNMPDNVDTQRDTTRVDALADKSLLIVDDDQPFLTRLGRAMERRGFEVRLASSVVEGLSEVRKQPPAFAVVDLRLEDGTGLDVVQALHGARADARAIMLTGYGNITTAVAAVKLGAVDYLAKPADADDVEAALLAQPDALPEPPENPMSADRVRWEHIQRVYELCGRNVSETARRLNMHRRTLQRILAKRSPR
- a CDS encoding PBP1A family penicillin-binding protein — translated: MTTRKTAGRRGFRDGGGPRDNDDEQDMPDEGVIPRDRIARAVAGKPERPRPAAVSPREMLAGVEARRERMRRARAAEPDAVPDTSFDTGFEPGSRSATTSGPRIIRPRSMPVSETADLDEDVPRQPLKTRKPNPKTRSDKRRSAPKPGSGHGGGGRGGQGGGNTSNRGSGGGGFTPPAFIKRITARHLGYWAAVALLWLGVGTVGLAFTWAMELPETQDLAVPTRAPTVTILANDGTVLARRGSGFARAVGVDELPPHVAHAFVAIEDRRFYSHAGVDPYGIARAMVANFKAMDVVQGGSTITQQLAKNLFLQPDRTLKRKVQETMLALWLESEYTKDELLTLYLNRVYFGAGAYGIEAASQRYFDKPAAEITVPEAAMLAGLVKAPSRLAPTNNPDAAQARANIVIDAMQRYGYLPQAQADTASAFPAELARRATTETGYAVDWIEEQLTDFVGRADRDVTVETTLDPALQVAAVGAVKSGLALVGEAARVSQGALVALSPDGAVLALVGGRSYRDSQFNRATTAQRQPGSAFKTFVYLTAMERGLTPVTIRRDAPVQIANYAPGNYADRYEGDVTLMHALSKSINTVAVRLTHEAGPAAVARTAQRMGITSPLRADLSLALGSSEVTLAELTGAYAPFANGGNGVIAHIINRVLIEAETQPEGDLPPVMEVIYERTGGGPGRVMTHTNVARMNAMLARTISDGTGRRAQIGRPAAGKTGTSQDNRDAWFIGYTADVVAGVWVGNDDGSSMVDVTGGKLPADIWRNFMTAAHTGKAPRDLPGNWQPPVAVAAAPIYDPAILAPAPAGGPAAAPAYDPRFGPPGYTPNGYERRTPDPEPGFFARLFGGN
- a CDS encoding VOC family protein, producing MSPPRFHLAFPVDDLARARTFYGDLLGCAQGRSSDDWVDFNFHGHQIVAHLAPAECAPAATNAVDGDAVPVRHFGLILDWQAWEALAQRLRAANTQFIIEPHVRFAGQPGEQATMFLQDPAGNALEFKAFRDDADIFATS
- a CDS encoding ActS/PrrB/RegB family redox-sensitive histidine kinase, with the protein product MAADNQLLAPDAPERGGALARAVTDIFEAGRLRLQTLILLRWLAVGGQLAAVLFTAFVLNFDLPLELCLGAIAASAWLNIILALRYPAPRRLGETEAALYLAYDILQLAVLLYLTGGLENPFAFLFLVPVTISATTLSLRATMWLAALAFVAITLLGPFHLPLPWFAGEEVKLPPLWILGMWVALVLGLAFMAAYAFRVAREGRRMAAALSATQLVLAREQRLSALDGLAAAAAHELGTPLATITLVTKEMKRDAAPGTDPAMLEDLDLLHSQAERCRDILATLSMRSEAGDEMHARMSLAVLLDEAAGPFRDRGCDIAIELSPQSGADAGEPPDFVRRTEILYALRNLIENAVAFAKSHVTVSARWWADTVEIAITDDGPGFSPDIIDQLGEPYVSTRRTVPGEHAPDSAVDGGGMGLGFFIAKTLVERSGARLIAANRTRGQRGAVVRLVWPRAMIEAPRSELTH
- a CDS encoding ABC transporter ATP-binding protein, translated to MSHPPDTPALDVANLVKHYGNVVAVDGVSFTMERGGTLALLGGNGAGKTTTIAMILGLVTPSSGTLHALGFDLTTHRRQANALMNFESPYVDMPMRLTVRENLTVYARLYGLDHVRERVLAIADDLALTEFLDRPSGKLSAGQKTRVGLAKALINEPELLLLDEPTASLDPDTADWVRGYFEAYKARTGASILLASHNMGEVERLADQVLMMTKGRIVDRGSPAELLGRYGRTKLEDVFLDVARGTGIRAAELQGSVS
- a CDS encoding MBL fold metallo-hydrolase, translating into MRISPSMDRKWPVIGKQTPVAKGQPQNGADKTPWHHLPDGRFRNPPGSPNRTAGLRDMLPFMERMFRHSFRDIEIPDHHVVPREQARGALNKALAPGNADRGVVTWLGHASFLLRIGGKTILTDPYLTTYAGPVGFGPRRYVPSGIAVRDLPPIDVLAISHNHYDHLDETALHRLPGKDTMTVVAPLGLGDFFRERGFRFVVDMDWYQSLTLNDLTIKALPCIHWSRRSGLDTNRSLWAAFSFEGPQGRVFFGGDTAYGPVFEEIGTREGPFDLALIGIGAYEPRAIMKASHANPEEAVQIGIDIGARTLVGMHWGTVILTEEPPFEPPERFVAAGRERGFADDDIWIMRIGETRFLPSRRTDIDGHDGND
- a CDS encoding aldo/keto reductase yields the protein MDRRTLGTDFDVSAQGLGCMGMSQSYGVADMAESEATLLRALDLGITFFDTADAYGAGHNEELVGRVLKPHRDRVQLATKFAIVPGKDGKLMGVQCDPAYVKQACDASLARLGLDHIDLYYMHRLDPTVPIEDTVGAMADLVAAGKVKHLGLCEVSAKTIRRAHAVHPITAIQSEYSLWTRDVEAHVLPACAELGIGFVPFSPLGRGFLTGALKKHDLGKGDMRTILPRFSDENFDANRALVSAVEDMAATRGVKAGQVALAWVMAKGGNIVPIPGTKRRAYLEENAAASDIILSADDMAELDAIFSADAVTGARYPQAIMDTVETD
- a CDS encoding M48 family metallopeptidase, which codes for MNKALTSTGAVLPTTIEVAGREVPVVLRANKRARRMILKVDPVAREVTITSPTARGFAKALTFARQHESWIAERLDALPDPVPFADGAIVPVRGIGHQITHDASGKARAPVRAEAHCMNTEPDLPLFAQDNVAPRLIVSGDKAHISRRVADWLKREARHDLTQATLAHAAAFGTAPARITLRDTASRWGSCSTSRVINYSWRLIFAPPYALDYVAAHEAAHLIEHNHGPRFWALVRTRIDDIDRAKIWLTENGAALHRFGAASI
- the rfaD gene encoding ADP-glyceromanno-heptose 6-epimerase, which encodes MIIVTGGAGFIGSNVLAHLSESRRSQLVVCDWLESGDKWRNIASSAIDDVIAPEALARFLDDNADAIEAVIHMGAISSTTETDVDLIVRSNIRLTNDIWDWCTRTQTPFIYASSAATYGNGEAGFDDDMSVDALRTLAPLNAYGWSKHLVDQRIARRVAAGDRTPPQWAGLKFFNVYGPNEYHKGGQKSVVAHIHPAASAGETVKLFRSHNPAYEDGGQLRDFVYVKDCAAIIAWLLDTPSVSGLFNVGTGEARSFKDLATAVFAALNRTPDISYVDTPVAIRDKYQYFTQADMQRLRAAGYTGTPTSLEDGVAEYVRSYLETDNPYR
- a CDS encoding SCO family protein translates to MNRLLIVSIAATATIALTGIGLLATGGFSSPQGQSAAKSAPVRSTGVPNIGGPFSLVDHTGKAVTQADFEGRKTLVYFGFTFCPDVCPTALQVMAVALEELGEDADAITPVFITVDPERDDVETMAAYVNHFGDNFVGLTGTPEQIAATAKAYKVYFRKVEDPASSGGYTMDHSSVVYLMGEDGTFLANFTHETLPDRMAARLRQFL
- a CDS encoding ankyrin repeat domain-containing protein; the protein is MQTKRRTHKSNQSRPGTVVIVALTFIASALFVSAPASAQLVAENDMIIAVRSGDVARVEEQFLAGLSANERSIRTVPALIEAVTAGSKDVVALLLERGARVNTTPIRANQTALEAAVRTNRMDIAQLLIDAGADVDKAGTDNETPLMIAAKLGHTNMVQLLIDAGAYLNDTDNTGRTPLMLAVERRHRSTVEVLEAAGAQ